CCTGCTCGACCGTCACGACGCGCTCCGGCTCCGCGCGGTGCGGGGGCCTTCCGGTTGGGAGGCGACGGTGGCGCCCCAGGGGGCCCCGTTCCCGCTGGAGCGCGTGGACCTGTCGGCGGAGCCGGACGCCACGGTGGAGGCGCAAGTCCGTCAGGTGGAGCAGCGACTCCAGCAGGGGCTGCACCTGAGCACCGGCCCGGTGGTCGCGGCGGCCTTCCTCGACTTCGGCGCCCGGCGCCCGGCGCGGGTGCTCATCGCCGCGCACCGGCTGGTGGTCGACGGCGTGTCCTGGCGCATCCTCTTCGAGCACCTCCAGTCCGCCTACGAGCAGCTCCTCACGCAGGAGCGCTGCGAGCTGCCCCCGAGGACGCGCTCGCTCAAGGCGTGGGTGGAGGCGCTCCAGCGTCACGCAACCACCGGGGTTCGCGAGGAGCTTGCGCACTGGAGCACCGCGGGCGCGCCCACCGGGCCCCTTCCCGTGGACCGCGTGGAGGCCGCCCTCCCGCTCACGCTCGACCAGCGCGTCGCGTTCACCCTGACGCCGGAGGAGAGCCGGGCGCTGCTCCACACGCTGCCGGAGCGGCACCACTCGGAGATTGGCGAGCTGCTGATCGCCGCGCTGGCGAAGACGCTGTGCGGCTGGTCCGGCCAGCCGCACCTGCGGCTGGACCTGGAGGGCCACGGTCGCGAGGACCTGTTCGACGGGATGGACCTCTCCCAGACGGTGGGCTGGTTCGCGTCGCTCTACCCGGTCCAGCTCACGCCGTCGCCCGGCCCCGACCTGGGCGAGACGGTGAAGGCGGTGAAGGAGCAACTGCGCGCGGTGCCCCGCCGGGGCATCGGCCACGGGGTGCTGCGCTACCTGGGCACCGGCGACGACGCGCGGGCGCTGGCCGCGCAGCCCCGCGCCCAGGTGCTCTTCCGCTACGTGGGCCAGTACCACCTGAGCAGCCCCTGGCTCACCGTGCTGGACGCGGCGGAGCCCCAGGCCCCCACGCGGCAGCACCGGCTGGCCGTCGTCGCGGGCCTGTCCGAGGGCCAGCTGCGCATCACCTGGTTCTTCAGCGAAGCGATGTACCAGCGGTCCACGATGGAAGCGCTCGCGGAGCGCCACGCGCAGGTCCTGCGCGCCCTGATTGCCGGCGACGCGGTGTCGGACGCGCCGGCCTACACTCCCTCCGACTTCCCACTGGCGGGGCTTGATCAGCGGAAGCTCGACAAGCTGCTGTCCCGTTTCAAGAAGTAGTCCCCCGACGCCGCCCGCCTCGGCCCAGGAGCCCTTGCCCGATGCCTTCTCCACTGCTCAGCGCCGAGCTCTTCAACGGACACCTCGCCGCGGTCGCCATCTCGGCCCTGAACGAGCTGGGCCTGCTGGACGAGCTCGACCGCGCCGGCACGCTGCACCTGCCCACCTGGGTGGAGCAGCGCCAGCTCCACGCGATGACCGTCGACAGCCTGATGGAGGTCCTGTCCCTCTACGACATCGTCACCCGTTCGGAGGATGGCCACGCCCGGCCGGGCAAGCACTTCGCGGACATCCTGCGCACGAAGGGCTACTTCACCTGGCTCACGTCCGGCTACGGGCGGCTCTTCCAGAAGCTCAGCAGCACCGTGCCGCTGGCGGGCCGGGAGCCGGGCTTCATCGACCGGGACGGCGCGGCCATCGCGCTGGGCGGGCGGGACTACGGTCGCCAGTTCGTGGACGAGCAGTTCGCCCAGGTGCTGCGCACGAAGGACTTCCGCGTGGTGGCGGACCTGGGCTGCGGCAGCGCGGAGCGGCTCATCGGCATGGTGCGGCACGGCGCCGCCGAGGGCATCGGCATTGACATGAACGCGGGCGCCATCGAGCTGGCGGAGAAGGCCGTGAAGGGCGCGGACCTGGAGCAGCGAATCGGGCTGGTGCTGGGCGACCTGCGGACGCTGGAGCCGTCCCCCCGCTTCGCCCAGGTGGACCTGCTCACCAGCTTCTTCAACGGCCACGACCTGTGGCCGCGCGAAGCGTGCCTCGCGGTCCTCCAGCGGCTGCGCCAGGTCTTCCCCCACGTCACCCGCTTCCTGCTGTGCGACACGTACCGCGCGGAGCCGTTCACCTCCAGCGCCGGGGTCCCCATCTTCACGCTGGGCTTCCACGTCACGCACGCGGTGATGGGCCAGTACATCCCCACCCGCGAGGAGTGGCTGTCGCTGCTGGAAGAGGCCGGCTGGCGGTGCAACGGCGTCCACGACATTGGCATCCCCTCCAGCGCCATCTTCGACCTGGCGCCCCTCCACCCGCAGGGCCGCCATGACTGAAGCGGCGGTGCCCCTCCTGGAGTTCGTGACGCGGCTGCGCCAGCTGGAGGTGAAGCTGTGGCTGGAGCAGGACCAGTTGAAGTGCAGCGCGCCCAGAGGCGTGCTCACCGGGGAGCTGCGCGCGTCCATCGGCGCGCGGAAGGCGGAGCTCATCGGCCTGCTGCGCGAGGCCCGGGCCTCCACCCGCGCGGCCCCCTCCCGCATCCCGAAGGCCCCGAGGACCGGAGCGCTGCCCCTGTCCTTCGCGCAGCAACGCCTCTGGTTCTTCGACCAGCTCGAACCCGACAGCCCCGTCTACAACATCGCCAGCGCCCTGCGCCTCCGGGGCACCCTGGACGTGCGCGCGCTCCAGGCGGCGTGCACCGCGCTGGTGGAGCGGCACGAAGTCCTGCGCACCACCTTCCAGAGCGAAGCGGGGCGCCCCTTCCAGGTCATCGCGCCGCCCGGGCCGCATCCGCTGCCGGTGGTCTCGCTGGAGTCCCACCCACCGTCGGAGCGCGAGGCGGTGGCGCGCGGCCTCGCGGGTGAAGAGGCCCGGCGGCCCTTCTCCCTGTCGCGGGGGCCGCTGCTGCGCACGACGCTGCTGCGGCTGGCCCCGGACCACCACATCCTCCTGATGACGCTGCACCACATCGTCACGGACGCGGGGTCGGACCTCGTGCTCCACCGCGAGCTGGCGCAGCTCTACGCGGCGGCGCGCACGGGCACCGCCGCGGACCTGCCGGCGCTGCCCATCCAGTACGCGGACTTCGCACTCTGGCAGCGGCAGTGGCTGCAGGGCGAGGTGCTGGAGGCGCAGCTCGACTACTGGCGCAAGCAGCTCGCGGACGCGCCCACGGTGCTGGAGCTGCCCACGGACCGTCCCCGCCCGCCCACGCAGACGTACCGGGGCGACCGGCACACCTTCGAGCTGTCCGCGGACCTCACCCGGGGACTGCGCGCCCTCTCCCAGCGGGAGGACGCCACGCTGGCGATGACGCTGCTGACGGGCTTCGCGGCCCTGCTGCATCGCTACACCGGGCAGGAGGACCTGCTCATCGGCTCGCCCATCGCCGGGCGCCATCACGTCGAGACCGAGGGCCTGCTCGGCTTCTTCGTCAACACGGTGGTGCTGCGCTCGCGCACCCCGGCCCAGGGCACGTTCCAGGCGCTGCTCCAGGGCCTCCGGGAGGCGTCGCTGGGCGCGTACGCGCACCAGGACCTGCCGTACGAGACCCTGGTGGAGAAGCTCCAGCACACGCGCGACCTCAGTCGCGGCTCGCTCTTCCAGGTCATGTTCGGCATGGCGCCCGGCGGCGACGGGGACGTGGCGCTGCCCGGCCTGACGCTCGAACCCATGGACGTGGAGAGCCGGGTCGCGCACTTCGACCTCATCATCGAGTTCGAGGAGCAGCAGGACCACCTCGTCTGCCGGCTCAAGTACAACTCCGACCTCTTCGACGCGGACACCCTCGTCCGCATGGGCCACCACCTGCGGCGGCTGTTCGAGGCCGCCGTGGCCACGCCCGGCATCCGCCTCACGAACCTCCCGCTCCTGCCGCCCGAGGAGGAGCAGCGGGTGCTGCGCGACTGGAACGCGACCACGGCCGACTTCCAGGCCGACACGCCCATCCACGAGCTCATCGAGGCCCAGGCCGTCAAGGCGCCCGCGGCCCCCGCCGTCATGGTGGCGCGCGCGGAGGGACACGGCGCGGCCGACCTGCCGCCCCTCACCTACGGCGAACTGGATGCCCGCTCCAACCAGCTCGCTCGCCACCTGCGCACGCTGGGCGTGGGCCCGGAAGTCCGGGTGGCGCTCTGCTTCCGGCGCTCGCCGGAGGCCATCGTGGCCATGCTCGCCGTGCTCAAGGCGGGCGGCGTCTACGTCCCGCTCGACCCCCAGTACCCGGGACAGCGGCTCGCGTTCGTCATCGAGGACACGCAGCCGCGCGTGCTCCTCACCCATCAGGACCTGCTCGGCGTCCTTCCGACTCCGGGCGCGGAGACCCGGGTGCTGTGCCTGGACCTGGAGGCGGAGCAGCTGTCCCGGCGGGACGCGTCCTCGCTGGAGCGGAACGTCGCGCCGGACAACCTCGTCTACGTCATCTACACGTCGGGTTCGACGGGGCAGCCCAAGGGCGTGATGATCTCGCACCGGGGCCTGCAGATCTCCAACACGGCGCGGCTCCACTTCTACCGCGCCCCCGCGCGTCGCTACCTGCTGCTGTCGTCGTTCGCCTTCGACAGCTCCGTGGCGGGCATCTTCTGGACGCTGACCCAGGGCGGGATGCTGGTGCTCCCGGAAGAGGACCTCCAGCAGGACACGATGGAGCTGGTGCGCTGCGTGGACCGGCTGTCGCTCACGCACCTGCTCTGCGTGCCGACCTTCTACCAGCAGCTCGTGGACGCGGCCCCGCCGGGGCGGATGCGCTCGCTGGAGGTGGCCATCGTCGCGGGCGAGACGATGCCCCACGAGCTCATCCAGACGCACACGGAGCGCTTCCCCCAGGCGGGCCTCTTCACCGAGTACGGCGCGACCGAGTCCTCCGTCTACACCACCATCCACCGCTACGAGGCCGGCGGGCTCCGGGGCCGCGTGCCGGTGGGGCGGCCGGTGGAGAACAACACCCTCTACGTGCTGGATGCGCGGATGCGGCCGGTGCCCATCGGCGTGAAGGGCGAAGTCTTCCTGGGCGGCGCGGGCGTGGCGCGCGGCTACTACGGGCGCCCGGAGCTGTCGGCGCGAAGCTTCGTGCCGGATCCCTTCAGCCGCGAGCCCGGAGCCCGGCTCTACCGGACCGGAGACCTGGGGCGGTTCCGCGCGGATGGCGTGCTGGAGTTCCTGGGCCGCATCGACCAGCAGGTCAAGGTGCGGGGCTACCGCATCGAGCTGGAGGAGATTGAAGCCGCGCTCGCGCAGCACCCAGCCCTCCAGGCCAACGCCGTCGCGGTGCGCGAAGACCTCCCGGGCAACCCCCGGCTGGTCGCCTACGTCGTCCCGCGCGCGGGCGGGTCCGGCACGGGCCACGAAGGCACGTCCATCAACGATGCGCAGCTCGACCGCGTCTCGCAGTTCCAGACGATGTACGACCAGCTCTACGGTCACACGGAGGGATTCTCCACCGAGGATCCATCCATCAACCACCGCATCTGGATCGACACCTACGACCACCAGCCCATCCCGCTGGACGTCATCCACGAGGTGGTGGACGACACGGTCCAGCGCATCCTCGCGCTCAAACCGAAGCGGGTGCTCGAAATCGGGGTGGGCACCGGGCTGCTGCTCCTGCGCATCGCCCCCAGCACCGAGCGCTACCTGGGCGTGGACTTCTCCGAGACGGCGCTGGACCGGCTGCGCACGCTGCTGGCCGGACGCCCCGCCATCCCCGGTGTCTCGCTGAGACAGGGCGCGGCGCACGAAGCCGATCGCTTCCGTGAGGAGCCCTTCGACGTCGTCGTCATCAACGAGGTGAGCCAGCACTTCCCCTCGCTGGACTACTGCGTGGAGGTGCTGGAGAAGCTGGTGTCGCTGCTGCGCCCGGGCGGCCACGTCTTCATCGGCGGCGTGCGTCCGCTGCCCCTGCTGGAGCTGTTCCACGCGTCGGTGCAGCTCCACCGTGCCGGCGAGGACGTCACCCGCGATGCCTTCGAGCGCACCGCGCGCGAGCACCTGGTGGGCGACAAGGACCTGTGCATCGACCCGGCGTTCTTCCGTGCGGTGCGCGAGCACATCCCCGCCATGAGCCAGGTGTGGATGCAGCTCAAGGGAGGGCGTCACCGCAACGAGCTGACCCGCTTCAAATATGACGTCTTCTTCCAGGTGAACGGCCCCCGGGCCGCGCCGCGCGAGGTGGAGTGGCTCGACTGGGGCACCCGGAGGCTCACGCTCGCGGAGGTGCGCGCGGAGTTGGACCGGAAGGCGCCGGAGGTCCTGGCGCTGGCGAACGTGCCCAACGCACGCCTGTCCCGCGAGCAGCAGGCCCTGGCCCTGTTCAAGGCCCCCGGCGGCCCGTCCACGGTGGGTGAGCTGCGGCGGGCGCTGGCCTCCCTTGCGTTCCCCTCGGCCGAAGATCCCCAGGACTTCCAGGAGGCCGCGCGCGCGGCGGGCTACGACGTGATCATCGACTGGGCGGGTGAGGGTCGGGACGCGGCGTTCAACGCCGTCTTCCACCGCCGTCCGGGCCGGCACTTCGAGGTGCTCCGTCCCGCCGCGGCGCAAGACCGCGCCGCGCCCACGGGCTGGAGCGCGTACGCCAACGACCCGCTCCGGGAACAGGCCGCGCGCGCCCTCATCCCGACGCTGCGCGACTTCCTCCAGCGGCAACTGCCGGCCTACATGGTCCCGTCGGCGTTCGTCGTGCTGGACGCGCTGCCGCTCAACCCCAACGGCAAGGTGGACCGCAAGGCCCTGCCCGCGCCGGAGCCGAC
This region of Corallococcus soli genomic DNA includes:
- a CDS encoding class I SAM-dependent methyltransferase, which encodes MPSPLLSAELFNGHLAAVAISALNELGLLDELDRAGTLHLPTWVEQRQLHAMTVDSLMEVLSLYDIVTRSEDGHARPGKHFADILRTKGYFTWLTSGYGRLFQKLSSTVPLAGREPGFIDRDGAAIALGGRDYGRQFVDEQFAQVLRTKDFRVVADLGCGSAERLIGMVRHGAAEGIGIDMNAGAIELAEKAVKGADLEQRIGLVLGDLRTLEPSPRFAQVDLLTSFFNGHDLWPREACLAVLQRLRQVFPHVTRFLLCDTYRAEPFTSSAGVPIFTLGFHVTHAVMGQYIPTREEWLSLLEEAGWRCNGVHDIGIPSSAIFDLAPLHPQGRHD
- a CDS encoding non-ribosomal peptide synthetase; this encodes MTEAAVPLLEFVTRLRQLEVKLWLEQDQLKCSAPRGVLTGELRASIGARKAELIGLLREARASTRAAPSRIPKAPRTGALPLSFAQQRLWFFDQLEPDSPVYNIASALRLRGTLDVRALQAACTALVERHEVLRTTFQSEAGRPFQVIAPPGPHPLPVVSLESHPPSEREAVARGLAGEEARRPFSLSRGPLLRTTLLRLAPDHHILLMTLHHIVTDAGSDLVLHRELAQLYAAARTGTAADLPALPIQYADFALWQRQWLQGEVLEAQLDYWRKQLADAPTVLELPTDRPRPPTQTYRGDRHTFELSADLTRGLRALSQREDATLAMTLLTGFAALLHRYTGQEDLLIGSPIAGRHHVETEGLLGFFVNTVVLRSRTPAQGTFQALLQGLREASLGAYAHQDLPYETLVEKLQHTRDLSRGSLFQVMFGMAPGGDGDVALPGLTLEPMDVESRVAHFDLIIEFEEQQDHLVCRLKYNSDLFDADTLVRMGHHLRRLFEAAVATPGIRLTNLPLLPPEEEQRVLRDWNATTADFQADTPIHELIEAQAVKAPAAPAVMVARAEGHGAADLPPLTYGELDARSNQLARHLRTLGVGPEVRVALCFRRSPEAIVAMLAVLKAGGVYVPLDPQYPGQRLAFVIEDTQPRVLLTHQDLLGVLPTPGAETRVLCLDLEAEQLSRRDASSLERNVAPDNLVYVIYTSGSTGQPKGVMISHRGLQISNTARLHFYRAPARRYLLLSSFAFDSSVAGIFWTLTQGGMLVLPEEDLQQDTMELVRCVDRLSLTHLLCVPTFYQQLVDAAPPGRMRSLEVAIVAGETMPHELIQTHTERFPQAGLFTEYGATESSVYTTIHRYEAGGLRGRVPVGRPVENNTLYVLDARMRPVPIGVKGEVFLGGAGVARGYYGRPELSARSFVPDPFSREPGARLYRTGDLGRFRADGVLEFLGRIDQQVKVRGYRIELEEIEAALAQHPALQANAVAVREDLPGNPRLVAYVVPRAGGSGTGHEGTSINDAQLDRVSQFQTMYDQLYGHTEGFSTEDPSINHRIWIDTYDHQPIPLDVIHEVVDDTVQRILALKPKRVLEIGVGTGLLLLRIAPSTERYLGVDFSETALDRLRTLLAGRPAIPGVSLRQGAAHEADRFREEPFDVVVINEVSQHFPSLDYCVEVLEKLVSLLRPGGHVFIGGVRPLPLLELFHASVQLHRAGEDVTRDAFERTAREHLVGDKDLCIDPAFFRAVREHIPAMSQVWMQLKGGRHRNELTRFKYDVFFQVNGPRAAPREVEWLDWGTRRLTLAEVRAELDRKAPEVLALANVPNARLSREQQALALFKAPGGPSTVGELRRALASLAFPSAEDPQDFQEAARAAGYDVIIDWAGEGRDAAFNAVFHRRPGRHFEVLRPAAAQDRAAPTGWSAYANDPLREQAARALIPTLRDFLQRQLPAYMVPSAFVVLDALPLNPNGKVDRKALPAPEPTRQGPNDGFVAPRNDVEARLAAIWAQVLRRERVSVHDNFFDLGGDSILSVQIVARATQAGLRLTARQMFAHQTLAELATVVGSAPVALAEPEFVTGEVPLTPVQRWYVSQGPQAPHHFNQTVLLLAKEPLRVEWLEQAVRHIVRHHDALRMRFESTGSGWSQRCMPPDDLTAVEHFELAHLRAEQQPAALEAIATRLQGSLSLEQGPLLRVARFTSGQGEPEHLLLIAHHLVVDGLSWRILLEDLQTAYQQLREGRAVHLPAKTSSFQRWSRRLVEYARTSAPPLEYWRGLPTEVSPLLPADLAATGIDSWTVGTSRTHSQALGQEETQALLREVLKAFHCEINDVLLTALASALASWTGRSRFLIDLEGHGREPLFDDVDLSRTVGWFTSLFPVVLEHEGDDLLDTLHAVKARLRGLPNRGIDYGILRYLREAGSESVPELHPSLVFNYLGQFDQVFSGDALFQPSDASVGPTSSPHALRPHLLEVNSLVHEGRLRVNWTYSPALHLTETVTRLSEHFLQTLRRLVVLARTDGARRLSPSDFPLARVDRAGLDRLLANRGPVEDVYPLALSQQEMFEESRARPGTWAYAIQISGRITGALSPETFERACQHVIDRHPVLRSAVVFDGVAMPHQVVQREARLTVERIDLTRLPPAQHPAELARRKQDTLRGFDLERAPLMRLALVQCGPERYHFVWSTHHGMLDGWCMSLLLQEVFAVYAALARGAPVDLPARTPFREVLRWLERQDLAKAEAYWRRELAGLALPTHAEPTGARPGWRWAEKRARLSKDTTEALSRMARRHRLTLNTVVQGAWALVLGHARQRQEVCFGATSVVRPAEVPGVEGIIGPLLNTLPVRARWEPELSAAAWLAALQARQQEQRPFEHVPLSTLRRWMGAPEGLPLFDSIVRFQNYPMQFSADGLSLGFGFDRMRVIDRWPAPLALIVVPGEQLKVELGHRLDRVDTEQARHLMERFRRLLTLLANGPEQRLAALMEVL